One part of the Clostridium thermosuccinogenes genome encodes these proteins:
- a CDS encoding distal tail protein Dit produces the protein MGFIYNGISSQSMKIRARLTKWQVSPALRNSFETVPGKAGIADFGCDISERNIIISCSVLPQRSFADLVSVLDNVAEWLNPENGLKQLVLDDLPDRYFMARLSEAVDCERLLRTAGSFELRFVCPGPYAYALEDEVFVLSETGLHELERVKGNADSNPVYLLKGLISTSSSSYISLITNGEELLIVGSLSEGETLIVDSGMVTAKVIDETGRTLRNGLPSLQDLNFPIFRKGVNHIEIAAENATFTELKIQAKSRWR, from the coding sequence ATGGGATTTATCTACAATGGAATATCGTCGCAAAGTATGAAAATACGAGCAAGACTTACCAAATGGCAGGTCTCTCCTGCCCTGCGCAATTCCTTTGAAACTGTGCCGGGCAAAGCAGGTATTGCAGATTTTGGCTGCGATATATCAGAACGAAACATAATAATTAGCTGTAGTGTGCTTCCCCAGCGCAGTTTTGCCGATCTTGTATCGGTTCTTGATAATGTTGCTGAATGGTTAAATCCGGAAAACGGGCTTAAACAACTTGTTCTAGATGATTTGCCCGACCGATATTTTATGGCTCGCTTATCAGAAGCGGTTGACTGTGAGCGATTACTGCGGACAGCGGGCAGCTTTGAACTTCGGTTTGTTTGTCCCGGACCATATGCTTATGCGTTGGAAGATGAGGTATTTGTTCTTTCTGAAACAGGTCTTCATGAGCTGGAGAGGGTTAAAGGAAATGCGGATTCCAATCCGGTTTATCTTTTGAAGGGTTTGATATCAACGTCCTCATCAAGCTATATTTCGCTTATTACAAACGGCGAGGAATTGCTAATTGTTGGCTCATTATCTGAAGGTGAAACTCTGATTGTCGACTCCGGCATGGTAACAGCTAAGGTTATTGATGAAACAGGCCGAACCTTGAGAAATGGCCTTCCCAGCCTGCAGGATCTGAATTTTCCGATTTTCAGAAAAGGTGTTAATCATATTGAGATTGCCGCAGAAAATGCGACCTTTACCGAGTTAAAAATACAGGCAAAAAGCAGATGGAGGTGA
- a CDS encoding phage tail protein yields the protein MADNFGLKIGIEGEKEFKNAIREINQSFKVLGSEMNLVASQFDKQDKSVEAVTARNKVLNNEIELQKEKIATLEKALANAASSFGETDKRTQSWQIQLNNVKAELNKMERELEANNKALDNAGKEFDEAEKQADEFGREIKKAADQADDAGGRFEKLGGVLKGIGVAMGAALAAIGTAAVGAGKALVDMSVNSAAYADEILTASTVTGMSTDSLQAYKYAAELVDVSLDTLTGSMAKNVRSMSSARKGTGEVADAYRQLGISVTDANGNLRDSETVYWETIDALGKVSNETERDVLAMQIFGKSAQELNPLIAQGSAGIAELTEEAKRMGAVMSEDSLNAFGKFDDSIQRLKAGSAAAKNMLGTVLLPQLQILADDGVTLLGEFTRGLSEAGGDWTKISEVIGNTVGSLVNMLMENLPNLIQVGLDIVTSIGGAIVDNLPVIIDAAVQIVMTLLQALIDALPQITEGALQLVMALVQGIIDNLPALEEAAVQMIATLASGIGEALPELIPAVVEAIILIAEVLLDNMDKILDAAFQIIQGLAQGLLNALPKLIEALPRIITTIIDFVTNNMPKIIELGITLIVQLAAGLVKAIPELVKSLPQIVAAIIEGLGKAVVSVVEIGKNIVKGIWEGIKSLGSWIKDKVSGFFSGIVDGVKNFLGIRSPSTVFEGIGGNMALGIGEGFDKAMARVADDMQNAVPTDFNISPDISVSGRGGFSDLASGPLVVVQQMIVRGEEDIRRISQELYNLMQTGSRAQGHFITA from the coding sequence GTGGCAGACAATTTTGGCTTGAAGATTGGGATTGAAGGCGAAAAGGAATTTAAGAACGCCATTCGTGAGATCAACCAAAGTTTTAAGGTACTGGGCAGCGAGATGAACCTGGTTGCATCTCAGTTTGATAAGCAAGATAAATCAGTTGAAGCTGTTACTGCAAGAAACAAGGTGCTGAATAATGAAATCGAATTGCAGAAAGAAAAAATTGCTACTTTGGAGAAAGCGCTTGCCAACGCCGCCTCCTCTTTCGGGGAGACCGACAAGCGGACGCAGTCCTGGCAGATACAGCTTAACAACGTCAAAGCAGAGCTGAACAAAATGGAGCGCGAGCTGGAAGCGAACAACAAAGCGCTGGACAATGCGGGAAAAGAGTTTGACGAAGCGGAAAAACAGGCGGACGAATTTGGCAGAGAAATTAAAAAGGCCGCGGATCAGGCGGATGACGCAGGCGGGCGCTTTGAAAAACTGGGAGGTGTATTGAAAGGTATCGGTGTGGCCATGGGAGCAGCCCTGGCCGCTATTGGTACAGCAGCGGTCGGTGCGGGAAAAGCTCTTGTGGATATGTCGGTAAATTCGGCTGCCTATGCCGATGAAATCCTTACCGCCTCGACCGTAACCGGCATGTCTACCGACAGCCTGCAGGCGTATAAATACGCCGCGGAGCTTGTGGATGTCTCCTTAGATACATTAACCGGCAGCATGGCAAAGAACGTCAGATCCATGTCTTCCGCACGGAAAGGCACCGGCGAGGTCGCAGACGCTTACCGGCAGCTTGGGATTTCGGTCACTGACGCCAACGGCAATCTGCGCGACAGCGAAACGGTATACTGGGAAACCATAGACGCACTTGGCAAGGTGTCAAACGAAACCGAGCGCGACGTGCTGGCCATGCAGATTTTCGGAAAATCAGCCCAAGAACTGAACCCCTTGATCGCACAGGGTTCGGCAGGGATAGCGGAGCTGACCGAGGAAGCAAAACGTATGGGCGCGGTTATGAGCGAGGATTCGCTGAACGCTTTCGGCAAATTCGATGACAGCATCCAACGGCTCAAAGCCGGCAGCGCAGCAGCCAAGAACATGCTGGGCACCGTACTGCTCCCCCAGCTTCAGATATTGGCCGACGACGGAGTTACGCTTCTTGGGGAATTTACTCGTGGGTTATCTGAAGCGGGTGGCGACTGGACAAAGATAAGCGAGGTCATCGGTAATACGGTGGGAAGCCTTGTAAATATGCTGATGGAAAACCTGCCCAACCTCATTCAGGTAGGCTTGGATATCGTCACATCCATCGGCGGTGCAATAGTGGATAACCTCCCGGTCATTATCGACGCGGCGGTTCAGATTGTCATGACCCTATTGCAGGCGTTGATCGACGCACTGCCGCAGATAACAGAAGGCGCTTTGCAGCTTGTCATGGCGCTGGTGCAGGGCATAATCGATAATCTTCCTGCTTTGGAGGAAGCCGCGGTGCAAATGATTGCCACACTGGCGTCCGGTATCGGGGAGGCGCTTCCGGAGCTGATACCCGCTGTTGTCGAAGCCATTATCCTCATTGCCGAGGTACTTCTTGACAATATGGATAAAATTCTTGATGCGGCGTTTCAGATCATACAGGGGTTGGCGCAGGGACTGTTAAACGCCCTGCCGAAACTCATTGAAGCACTGCCGAGGATAATTACAACAATCATTGACTTTGTGACGAACAATATGCCGAAGATCATAGAATTGGGAATTACGCTTATCGTACAGCTTGCTGCCGGGCTTGTGAAAGCCATTCCAGAACTAGTAAAGTCTTTACCTCAGATTGTTGCGGCTATTATAGAAGGCTTGGGCAAGGCGGTTGTTTCAGTGGTTGAGATTGGTAAGAACATTGTAAAAGGCATCTGGGAAGGTATTAAAAGCCTTGGTAGCTGGATTAAGGATAAGGTTTCCGGTTTCTTTTCCGGTATTGTTGATGGAGTAAAGAATTTTCTTGGAATCAGATCTCCGTCCACTGTTTTTGAAGGTATTGGCGGCAATATGGCACTGGGTATTGGTGAGGGATTTGACAAGGCTATGGCCAGAGTGGCAGACGATATGCAAAATGCAGTGCCGACAGATTTTAATATATCTCCTGATATTAGTGTAAGTGGAAGAGGTGGATTTAGCGATTTAGCTTCTGGGCCGCTTGTTGTGGTGCAGCAGATGATTGTTCGTGGTGAAGAAGACATACGTAGGATTTCACAGGAGTTATATAACCTGATGCAGACAGGTTCAAGGGCGCAGGGACATTTTATAACAGCGTAA
- a CDS encoding AbrB/MazE/SpoVT family DNA-binding domain-containing protein — MNVPIVDNAKVMAKGQITLPKDIRSKLRLSTGDRVTLICEEDRVILMNSAVYAMKMLQKEMEGEAEKAGIRNDDDVMDLVKDVRAEIEGL, encoded by the coding sequence ATGAACGTTCCCATAGTTGATAATGCAAAGGTAATGGCAAAAGGCCAGATCACGCTGCCAAAAGATATCCGCTCCAAACTTCGCCTTTCCACCGGAGACCGCGTCACCCTCATTTGCGAGGAAGACCGGGTTATCCTTATGAACTCCGCTGTCTACGCCATGAAAATGCTACAGAAAGAAATGGAGGGCGAAGCGGAAAAAGCCGGGATCCGCAATGATGACGATGTTATGGATCTGGTGAAGGACGTCCGCGCGGAGATTGAAGGTCTATGA
- a CDS encoding putative toxin-antitoxin system toxin component, PIN family, with amino-acid sequence MRVLIDTNILISASLSCEGTPYQAYIKAVTHPNHGMVCDQNIDELRRVYNRKFPHKIQALERFLAIALTVLEVVPTPAVDVSDEALVRDASDRPILRAAIAAKADVLVTGDRDFLESGITNPKIVTAAEFLQME; translated from the coding sequence ATGAGAGTGTTAATTGACACCAACATCCTGATCTCCGCTTCCTTGAGCTGCGAAGGAACGCCTTATCAGGCGTACATTAAAGCTGTAACACACCCCAACCATGGTATGGTTTGCGATCAAAACATCGATGAGCTTCGCCGGGTATACAACCGGAAATTCCCCCATAAGATCCAGGCGCTTGAACGCTTTTTGGCGATTGCGCTTACTGTTCTTGAAGTTGTTCCAACTCCCGCAGTTGACGTGTCGGATGAGGCGCTTGTCCGGGACGCATCCGACAGGCCAATACTCAGGGCGGCCATTGCGGCAAAAGCTGACGTGCTTGTAACCGGAGACAGGGATTTCCTTGAATCCGGCATAACAAACCCAAAGATCGTAACAGCGGCAGAGTTTTTGCAAATGGAATAA
- a CDS encoding major tail protein, protein MATIGLDRLYYAKITENENGEETYDTPVPLAKAITAELSVELAEATLYADDGAAEVVKEFQSGTLTLGVADIGVDAAEVLTGATLDDNKVLISTSEDGGAPVAIGFRAKKANGKYRYFWLYRVKFGIPATNLQTKGDSITFSTPTIEGTVMRRNKPDGQGKHPWKAEVSEDDPGVLPETIAGWYTEVYEPVFAVGGGS, encoded by the coding sequence ATGGCGACAATCGGACTGGACAGGTTATATTACGCCAAAATAACCGAGAATGAAAACGGAGAAGAGACCTATGACACGCCTGTTCCGCTGGCTAAGGCGATTACTGCGGAACTTTCGGTGGAGCTGGCAGAGGCGACACTTTATGCCGATGACGGGGCGGCAGAAGTGGTCAAGGAATTTCAAAGCGGCACCCTGACTCTTGGTGTTGCGGATATCGGAGTAGACGCTGCTGAGGTTTTGACGGGAGCCACCCTTGATGACAACAAGGTGCTGATTTCCACCAGCGAGGATGGAGGCGCGCCTGTTGCAATTGGCTTTAGAGCCAAGAAAGCTAACGGCAAGTACAGGTATTTTTGGCTTTACAGGGTGAAATTCGGAATCCCGGCGACAAATCTGCAAACGAAAGGTGACAGCATTACCTTTTCGACCCCCACCATTGAAGGGACAGTCATGAGACGTAACAAACCAGATGGCCAGGGAAAGCACCCTTGGAAGGCGGAGGTCAGCGAAGACGATCCCGGTGTATTGCCTGAAACTATCGCTGGCTGGTATACGGAAGTTTATGAGCCGGTATTTGCTGTGGGAGGAGGAAGCTAA
- a CDS encoding HK97 gp10 family phage protein has protein sequence MAKVEVKMPEEFLLKLSRLGERTDEIIPKVLEAGGEVVLSKVKSNLQSVIGSGTKYPSRATGELVNALGLSPAKQDRNGNHNIKIGFTEPRKDGESNAKIANIIEYGKSGQPPRPFLKPAKSATRKSCIEAMKSRLEQELGRI, from the coding sequence GTGGCTAAGGTGGAAGTTAAAATGCCGGAAGAGTTCTTGCTCAAGTTATCCAGACTTGGAGAAAGAACAGACGAAATCATACCTAAGGTGCTGGAAGCAGGCGGAGAAGTGGTTCTTTCAAAAGTGAAGTCCAATCTTCAGTCAGTTATCGGGAGCGGCACTAAATATCCGTCCAGAGCAACCGGTGAATTGGTAAATGCTTTGGGACTCTCTCCTGCCAAACAGGACAGGAATGGAAACCACAACATAAAAATTGGCTTTACTGAACCAAGGAAGGATGGGGAAAGTAATGCGAAGATTGCTAATATTATTGAGTATGGTAAGTCCGGGCAGCCTCCAAGACCCTTTTTGAAACCGGCAAAATCAGCTACAAGGAAGTCCTGCATCGAAGCAATGAAGTCAAGACTGGAACAGGAGCTGGGTCGTATATGA
- a CDS encoding head-tail adaptor protein, which translates to MSFGKMSTFVDIISTNSVKDSEGFTEKGDVILASVRAYKEDRHGSEKWANRAAFSQASALFRFRKIPNLEVTTDLVLVCSDGRYNIISVEDVKGRGMYIEVLAEKVKSSKA; encoded by the coding sequence ATGAGTTTCGGGAAAATGAGCACTTTCGTGGATATCATCTCAACCAACTCGGTTAAGGACAGTGAGGGTTTTACTGAAAAAGGTGATGTCATTCTCGCTTCGGTAAGGGCATACAAGGAAGACAGACATGGCAGTGAAAAATGGGCAAACAGGGCGGCGTTTTCGCAGGCGTCTGCCCTGTTTCGCTTCCGTAAGATACCTAACCTGGAAGTTACCACAGATCTTGTACTCGTTTGCAGCGATGGCAGGTACAACATTATCAGTGTTGAGGACGTAAAAGGACGCGGAATGTATATTGAGGTGCTTGCGGAAAAGGTGAAATCAAGCAAAGCATAA
- a CDS encoding DUF2089 family protein encodes MAVEIVPDWMSNLEDEDMVFIKNFLQASGSLKEIARQYGVTYPTVRLRLDKLIQKIKISEDTENDPYIALIKRLAVNDKLDFDTAKILINEYKKIKEAVQ; translated from the coding sequence ATGGCCGTCGAAATTGTTCCTGATTGGATGTCAAACCTCGAAGATGAAGATATGGTGTTCATCAAAAATTTTCTTCAAGCCTCTGGATCTCTTAAGGAAATCGCTCGCCAATACGGAGTAACATATCCCACAGTACGCCTGCGGCTTGACAAATTAATTCAAAAAATAAAAATCAGTGAAGATACAGAAAATGATCCATATATCGCACTGATTAAGCGATTGGCAGTAAATGACAAACTTGATTTTGACACTGCCAAAATCCTAATCAATGAGTACAAAAAAATAAAGGAGGCAGTACAATGA
- a CDS encoding head-tail connector protein, whose product MCVIDSLLPKVKANLVLEHNEDDDLLKGYIRAAVSYAESYQHVSEGWYLENPMPPTTEQAVIMLSSHFYESRDGSTAGFFGDSVQAGQQVWNTVNMLLRLDRKWGM is encoded by the coding sequence ATGTGCGTGATTGACAGCCTGCTTCCGAAGGTCAAGGCAAACCTTGTTTTAGAGCATAACGAGGATGACGATTTACTGAAAGGGTACATCCGCGCCGCCGTTTCCTATGCCGAGAGCTACCAGCACGTATCTGAAGGTTGGTATTTGGAAAACCCCATGCCGCCCACCACCGAACAGGCTGTAATCATGCTGTCGAGCCATTTCTACGAAAGCAGGGATGGCTCGACAGCCGGCTTTTTCGGGGATAGCGTGCAGGCCGGGCAGCAGGTATGGAATACGGTGAATATGCTCCTCCGCCTCGACCGGAAATGGGGAATGTAA
- a CDS encoding phage major capsid protein, whose amino-acid sequence MSKILELREKRAKVWEAAKAFLDSKRGNDGLLSPEDTATYEKMEADVIALGKEIERLERQAAIDLELSKPLNIPITDKPTSISGNNEKTGRASDEYRQSFWNMMRGRRKYDVHNALQIGEDTEGGYLVPDDFERTLVEALEEENIFRQIANVITTSSGDKKIPVVASKGTASWVDEEGQIPESDDSFAQVSIGAYKLATMIKVSEELLNDSVFNLEQYIAKEFARRIGAKEEEAFFIGDGSGKPTGILADNGGGEIGVTAASATAITLDEIMDLFYSLKSPYRRNAVFIMNDSTIKAIRKLKDNNGQYLWQPSVTAGTPDTILNRPVKTSAFMPAIAAGAKTTVFGDFSYYWVADRQGRVFKRLNELYAATGQVGFMATQRVDGKLVLSEAVKILQQKAS is encoded by the coding sequence ATGAGCAAAATACTGGAACTGCGTGAAAAACGCGCTAAAGTATGGGAAGCTGCTAAAGCTTTCCTCGACAGCAAACGCGGGAACGACGGACTGCTTTCACCGGAGGATACCGCGACTTATGAAAAAATGGAAGCCGACGTTATTGCGCTGGGCAAAGAAATAGAGCGTCTTGAGCGTCAGGCTGCCATAGATTTGGAACTGTCAAAACCGTTGAATATTCCTATTACAGACAAACCCACTTCCATATCTGGCAACAATGAAAAAACCGGACGTGCCAGCGATGAGTACAGGCAGTCTTTCTGGAACATGATGCGCGGCAGGCGCAAATATGACGTACACAACGCGCTGCAGATTGGAGAGGACACCGAAGGTGGATATCTTGTTCCCGACGACTTTGAGCGTACTCTTGTGGAAGCACTGGAGGAGGAGAATATCTTTAGGCAGATTGCCAATGTTATTACCACGTCCAGCGGTGACAAGAAAATTCCTGTGGTGGCAAGCAAGGGTACTGCATCCTGGGTGGATGAGGAAGGCCAGATTCCCGAAAGCGATGACTCCTTTGCACAGGTATCCATCGGCGCATATAAGCTGGCTACTATGATCAAGGTGTCAGAGGAATTGTTAAACGATAGTGTATTCAACCTTGAACAGTATATAGCCAAAGAATTCGCCCGCCGAATCGGAGCAAAAGAGGAGGAAGCATTTTTTATCGGTGACGGATCTGGCAAGCCAACCGGTATCTTGGCAGATAACGGCGGTGGCGAGATAGGAGTAACTGCGGCGAGCGCAACAGCCATTACCCTTGACGAGATCATGGACTTGTTCTACAGCCTAAAGTCTCCGTACCGCAGGAACGCTGTATTCATTATGAATGATTCGACAATTAAAGCTATAAGGAAGCTCAAAGACAACAACGGTCAGTATCTCTGGCAGCCTTCTGTAACTGCTGGAACACCGGATACTATCCTCAATCGTCCAGTTAAAACTTCTGCATTTATGCCAGCCATTGCCGCTGGAGCAAAAACGACTGTATTCGGCGATTTTTCTTATTACTGGGTGGCAGACCGTCAGGGCAGGGTTTTTAAGCGGCTTAATGAGTTGTATGCTGCGACCGGACAAGTTGGATTCATGGCAACCCAGCGTGTAGATGGCAAGCTGGTACTGTCTGAAGCAGTCAAGATACTGCAGCAGAAAGCGTCGTAA
- a CDS encoding head maturation protease, ClpP-related yields the protein MNKSQKQKPVRRFWNWIQNDDGSRTLYIDGPIAEESWLGDEVTPKQFKSELLSGEGDITIWINSPGGDIFAANQIYNMLMDYKGKVTVKIDGIAASAASVIAMAGGDVFMSPVSMMMIHNPMTIAIGDTEEMEKAIAMLEEIKESIINAYELKTGLSRAKISHLMDAESWFNARKAVELGFADGILFLEDESFPSEIEVSGGMIFSRQAVTNSILQKLKPKEKPKGTPIESLEKRLFLLKP from the coding sequence TTGAACAAATCACAAAAACAAAAACCGGTTCGCCGCTTCTGGAACTGGATACAAAACGATGATGGCAGCCGGACATTATATATTGACGGCCCAATAGCTGAAGAAAGCTGGCTGGGAGACGAAGTAACTCCCAAACAGTTCAAATCAGAGCTGTTGTCCGGAGAGGGTGATATAACGATCTGGATCAACAGCCCTGGCGGAGATATATTTGCAGCTAATCAAATTTACAACATGCTTATGGATTACAAAGGCAAAGTGACGGTAAAGATTGACGGTATTGCAGCCAGCGCCGCTTCGGTCATAGCTATGGCCGGAGGTGACGTCTTTATGTCACCAGTCAGCATGATGATGATTCACAACCCTATGACAATAGCCATCGGTGATACAGAAGAAATGGAGAAAGCTATCGCAATGCTGGAAGAAATAAAGGAATCCATCATCAACGCTTATGAGCTGAAAACCGGACTTTCCAGGGCAAAAATATCGCACCTAATGGATGCAGAAAGCTGGTTTAACGCAAGAAAAGCGGTGGAACTTGGCTTTGCTGATGGAATCTTGTTTTTGGAGGATGAATCATTCCCATCCGAAATTGAAGTATCAGGAGGAATGATCTTCAGCAGGCAGGCAGTAACAAATTCCATCCTGCAAAAGCTTAAACCAAAAGAAAAACCAAAAGGAACACCAATTGAGTCGCTTGAAAAGCGGCTTTTTTTATTAAAACCTTAA
- a CDS encoding phage portal protein encodes MSVFSRLFKARDKPKNSLFGNAYSFFFGGTSSGKAVNERTAMQTTAVYACVRILAEAIAGLPLHVYRYKEDGGKEKALTHPLYYLLHDEPNPEMTSFVFRETLMSHLLLWGNAYAQIIRDGSGRVLALYPLLPNKMTVDRAPNGELFYTYRRDSDESRVNPKAGLIYLRSDEVLHIPGLGFDGLIGYSPIAMAKNAIGIAIACEEYGASFFANGANPGGVLEHPGVLKDPAKVRESWNAVYQGSANAHRIAVLEEGMKFQPIGIPPEQAQFLETRKFQINEIARIFRVPPHMIGDLEKSSFSNIEQQSLEFVKYTLDPWVVRWEQALQKALLLPSEKRAYFVKFNVDGLLRGDYASRMNGYAVARQNGWMSANDIRELEDMNRIPAELGGDLYLVNGNMTRLADAGAFAGKNNAETEGSKVEQITKTKTGSPLLELDTKR; translated from the coding sequence ATGAGTGTATTTTCCCGTTTGTTCAAAGCAAGGGATAAGCCGAAAAACAGCCTGTTCGGTAATGCATATAGCTTTTTCTTCGGCGGCACATCCAGCGGAAAAGCTGTCAATGAGCGGACTGCTATGCAGACAACTGCAGTGTATGCCTGTGTAAGGATACTTGCAGAAGCCATCGCCGGGCTTCCGCTTCATGTGTACCGCTATAAAGAAGACGGTGGCAAAGAAAAAGCGTTGACCCACCCGCTCTATTATTTGCTCCATGACGAACCAAACCCTGAGATGACTTCATTCGTGTTCCGAGAAACACTGATGAGTCATCTTCTTTTATGGGGAAATGCTTACGCTCAAATTATTAGGGACGGTTCCGGACGAGTGCTGGCGCTTTATCCACTTTTGCCAAACAAAATGACGGTAGACAGGGCTCCAAACGGAGAACTGTTTTACACTTATCGGCGCGACAGCGATGAGAGTAGGGTTAATCCAAAAGCAGGCCTTATATACCTACGAAGTGATGAGGTTCTTCACATCCCGGGACTCGGTTTTGACGGACTGATCGGATACTCCCCTATTGCTATGGCCAAGAACGCCATAGGCATAGCTATTGCCTGTGAGGAGTATGGTGCATCCTTTTTTGCCAACGGAGCAAATCCGGGTGGCGTTCTGGAACATCCTGGCGTATTAAAGGATCCGGCAAAGGTGCGAGAAAGCTGGAACGCTGTTTATCAAGGAAGTGCCAATGCTCATCGCATTGCAGTTCTGGAAGAGGGAATGAAGTTTCAACCAATCGGCATTCCACCCGAACAGGCACAGTTTTTAGAGACAAGAAAGTTTCAGATAAATGAAATTGCCCGGATATTCCGAGTACCTCCCCATATGATTGGAGATCTTGAAAAGTCAAGCTTTTCAAACATCGAACAGCAATCTCTGGAATTTGTTAAATACACGCTTGACCCGTGGGTGGTGCGCTGGGAACAGGCTCTCCAAAAAGCGCTGCTTTTACCATCAGAGAAGCGGGCATACTTTGTCAAATTCAATGTAGATGGCCTTCTGCGCGGTGATTATGCAAGCCGCATGAATGGTTATGCTGTAGCTCGACAGAACGGCTGGATGTCTGCTAACGATATCCGCGAGCTTGAGGACATGAACCGGATTCCGGCGGAGTTGGGCGGAGATCTGTATCTTGTTAACGGTAACATGACCAGGCTTGCCGATGCAGGTGCATTTGCAGGCAAAAACAATGCTGAAACGGAGGGATCAAAAGTTGAACAAATCACAAAAACAAAAACCGGTTCGCCGCTTCTGGAACTGGATACAAAACGATGA